Proteins encoded by one window of Hippoglossus hippoglossus isolate fHipHip1 chromosome 15, fHipHip1.pri, whole genome shotgun sequence:
- the LOC117775479 gene encoding rab11 family-interacting protein 2 isoform X1, producing the protein MSLGEQSQKWFPTHVQATVLQAKGLQPKGKHGTNDGYTIIQLGKEKYSTSVAEKTLSPVWKEEASFELPGLLMEGNPEVYELCFIVMHRSLVGMDKFLGQRSINLNEIFDNKERKKTDWYSLQSKPGKKRKERGRIQVSIQFMRNNMTASMFDLSMKEKPRSPFSKLKDKMKGRKHDSGFGDTSSAIVPRSAACDLEPSHQSSGPDPQTKPETKVKRPLLAGGHKLSAAHSMSDLIGGHSRPKQDSISSIEESGGPHRRSQSEVPGYQDDEAHSDPFTDISDTLPQKYATLPRNRNPFEGEQGQLWDRGERKEKKEKVSLLERVTGKKEGRKTSNEGRSGSSGDLRSPNPFSGDPQAETNPFTSNYKARYGKSTGKEDFTFGQKKKKDMHGKKKELTKESMAAYSNLSFEEVVQDLIKQKEVVKKKDAHIRELEDYIDNLLVRVMEETPSILRTPYEPKKKAGKLNKK; encoded by the exons ATGTCACTGGGTGAGCAGTCTCAGAAGTGGTTTCCAACCCATGTCCAAGCCACTGTTCTTCAAGCAAAAGGTTTACAGCCTAAGGGCAAACATGGCACCAACGATGGCTACACCATCATTCAGCTGGGCAAGGAAAAGTACTCGACGTCAGTGGCAGAGAAGACACTCAGTCCAGTCTGGAAAGAAGAAGCCTCCTTTGAGTTACCTGGTCTGCTTATGGAGGGCAACCCCGAAGTGTATGAACTCTGCTTCATAGTGATGCATCGCTCCCTGGTTGGGATGGACAAGTTTCTGGGTCAGAGGTCCATCAACCTTAATGAAATCTTTGATaacaaggagagaaagaaaactga CTGGTATTCCCTGCAGTCCAAGCcgggaaagaagaggaaagaacgAGGCCGCATCCAAGTCAGCATCCAGTTCATGAGGAACAACATGACGGCCAGCATGTTTGACCTCTCCATGAAGGAAAAGCCACGCTCGCCTTTCTCTAAGcttaaagacaaaatgaaaggTCGTAAACATGACAGTGGCTTCGGTGACACGTCTTCAGCCATCGTGCCTCGCTCTGCCGCATGTGACTTGGAGCCCAGCCATCAGTCGTCTGGTCCAGACCCACAAACCAAGCCTGAAACAAAGGTCAAGAGACCACTACTCGCTGGGGGCCATAAACTCTCTGCGGCCCATTCCATGTCAGATCTCATTGGGGGACACTCCCGACCCAAACAGGACTCCATAAGCTCAATAGAAGAAAGTG GTGGACCTCACAGGCGTTCCCAGAGCGAGGTGCCAGGCTATCAGGACGATGAGGCACACAGTGACCCTTTTACTGATATCAGTGACACCCTGCCACAGAAGTATGCCACGCTCCCACGCAACCGCAACCCATTTGAGGGGGAGCAAGGGCAGCTGTGGGACCGTGGAGAGcggaaggagaaaaaagagaaggtcAGCTTACTGGAACGCGTGACGGGAAAGAAGGAAGGCCGCAAGACCAGCAACGAGGGCCGATCAGGCAGCTCTGGAGACCTGCGTTCCCCCAACCCCTTTAGCGGTGACCCACAAGCAGAAACTAACCCCTTCACCTCCAACTACAAAGCCCG TTATGGAAAGTCCACAGGAAAGGAAGACTTCACCTTtggccagaagaagaagaaggacatgCACGGCAAGAAAAAA gagctGACAAAGGAAAGCATGGCGGCCTATAGCAACTTGTCCTTTGAGGAAGTTGTGCAAGATCTAATCAAGCAGAAAGAAGTGGTGAAAAAGAAAGACGCCCACATCAGGGAGCTGGAAGACTACATCGACAACCTCCTAGTACGCGTCATGGAGGAGACGCCAAGCATACTGCGGACACCCTATGAGCCAAAAAAGAAGGCTGGTAAACTTAATAAAAAGTAG
- the LOC117775479 gene encoding rab11 family-interacting protein 2 isoform X2 has protein sequence MSLGEQSQKWFPTHVQATVLQAKGLQPKGKHGTNDGYTIIQLGKEKYSTSVAEKTLSPVWKEEASFELPGLLMEGNPEVYELCFIVMHRSLVGMDKFLGQRSINLNEIFDNKERKKTDWYSLQSKPGKKRKERGRIQVSIQFMRNNMTASMFDLSMKEKPRSPFSKLKDKMKGRKHDSGFGDTSSAIVPRSAACDLEPSHQSSGPDPQTKPETKVKRPLLAGGHKLSAAHSMSDLIGGHSRPKQDSISSIEESGGPHRRSQSEVPGYQDDEAHSDPFTDISDTLPQKYATLPRNRNPFEGEQGQLWDRGERKEKKEKVSLLERVTGKKEGRKTSNEGRSGSSGDLRSPNPFSGDPQAETNPFTSNYKARYGKSTGKEDFTFGQKKKKDMHGKKKVRADKGKHGGL, from the exons ATGTCACTGGGTGAGCAGTCTCAGAAGTGGTTTCCAACCCATGTCCAAGCCACTGTTCTTCAAGCAAAAGGTTTACAGCCTAAGGGCAAACATGGCACCAACGATGGCTACACCATCATTCAGCTGGGCAAGGAAAAGTACTCGACGTCAGTGGCAGAGAAGACACTCAGTCCAGTCTGGAAAGAAGAAGCCTCCTTTGAGTTACCTGGTCTGCTTATGGAGGGCAACCCCGAAGTGTATGAACTCTGCTTCATAGTGATGCATCGCTCCCTGGTTGGGATGGACAAGTTTCTGGGTCAGAGGTCCATCAACCTTAATGAAATCTTTGATaacaaggagagaaagaaaactga CTGGTATTCCCTGCAGTCCAAGCcgggaaagaagaggaaagaacgAGGCCGCATCCAAGTCAGCATCCAGTTCATGAGGAACAACATGACGGCCAGCATGTTTGACCTCTCCATGAAGGAAAAGCCACGCTCGCCTTTCTCTAAGcttaaagacaaaatgaaaggTCGTAAACATGACAGTGGCTTCGGTGACACGTCTTCAGCCATCGTGCCTCGCTCTGCCGCATGTGACTTGGAGCCCAGCCATCAGTCGTCTGGTCCAGACCCACAAACCAAGCCTGAAACAAAGGTCAAGAGACCACTACTCGCTGGGGGCCATAAACTCTCTGCGGCCCATTCCATGTCAGATCTCATTGGGGGACACTCCCGACCCAAACAGGACTCCATAAGCTCAATAGAAGAAAGTG GTGGACCTCACAGGCGTTCCCAGAGCGAGGTGCCAGGCTATCAGGACGATGAGGCACACAGTGACCCTTTTACTGATATCAGTGACACCCTGCCACAGAAGTATGCCACGCTCCCACGCAACCGCAACCCATTTGAGGGGGAGCAAGGGCAGCTGTGGGACCGTGGAGAGcggaaggagaaaaaagagaaggtcAGCTTACTGGAACGCGTGACGGGAAAGAAGGAAGGCCGCAAGACCAGCAACGAGGGCCGATCAGGCAGCTCTGGAGACCTGCGTTCCCCCAACCCCTTTAGCGGTGACCCACAAGCAGAAACTAACCCCTTCACCTCCAACTACAAAGCCCG TTATGGAAAGTCCACAGGAAAGGAAGACTTCACCTTtggccagaagaagaagaaggacatgCACGGCAAGAAAAAAGTAA gagctGACAAAGGAAAGCATGGCGGCCTATAG